A region from the Rhinoderma darwinii isolate aRhiDar2 unplaced genomic scaffold, aRhiDar2.hap1 Scaffold_4074, whole genome shotgun sequence genome encodes:
- the LOC142709441 gene encoding histone H2B 1.1, with protein MPEPAKSAPAPKKGSKKAVTKTQKKDGKKRRKSRKESYAIYVYKVLKQVHPDTGISSKAMGIMNSFVNDIFERIAGEASRLAHYNKRSTITSREIQTAVRLLLPGELAKHAVSEGTKAVTKYTSAK; from the coding sequence ATGCCTGAGCCCGCCAAGTCTGCCCCGGCGCCCAAGAAGGGCTCCAAGAAAGCCGTGACCAAGACACAGAAGAAGGACGGCAAGAAGCGGAGAAAGAGCAGGAAGGAGAGCTACGCCATTTACGTGTACAAGGTGCTCAAGCAGGTTCACCCTGACACCGGCATCTCGTCCAAGGCTATGGGCATCATGAACtccttcgtcaatgacatcttcgagCGCATCGCAGGGGAAGCCTCCCGCCTGGCTCACTACAACAAGCGCTCCACCATCACCTCCCGGGAGATCCAGACTGCCGTGCGCCTGCTGCTGCCTGGAGAGCTGGCCAAGCACGCCGTGTCCGAGGGCACCAAGGCCGTCACCAAGTACACCAGCGCCAAGTAA
- the LOC142709440 gene encoding histone H2A type 1 — protein MSGRGKQGGKVRAKAKTRSSRAGLQFPVGRVHRLLRKGNYAERVGAGAPVYLAAVLEYLTAEILELAGNAARDNKKTRIIPRHLQLAVRNDEELNKLLGGVTIAQGGVLPNIQAVLLPKKTESSKSAKSK, from the coding sequence ATGTCTGGAAGAGGAAAGCAAGGAGGCAAAGTGCGGGCTAAAGCCAAGACCCGCTCATCCCGGGCAGGACTGCAGTTCCCTGtcggtcgtgtgcacagacttCTCCGCAAGGGTAACTACGCTGAGAGGGTCGGCGCCGGCGCTCCGGTCTACCTGGCCGCTGTGCTGGAATATCTGACCGCTGAGATCCTGGAACTGGCAGGAAATGCCGCCCGGGACAACAAGAAGACCCGAATCATTCCCCGTCACCTGCAGCTGGCCGTGCGCAATGACGAGGAGCTCAACAAGCTGCTGGGTGGTGTGACCATCGCTCAGGGAGGCGTCCTGCCCAACATCCAGGCCGTTCTGCTGCCCAAGAAGACCGAGAGCAGCAAAAGCGCCAAGAGCAAGTGA